The following are encoded together in the Desulfococcus multivorans genome:
- the rplJ gene encoding 50S ribosomal protein L10, protein MKLDKKKAIVEELHEKFSKSKIVILTDYKGLDVAAVSELRKKLNEVNVEFKVVKNTLLVRASEDTEVALIKDDFKGPSAVAMSYDDPVAPAKVMTEFAGGNDKFEIKIGVMNGKRIDVKAIKALSSLPSREVLLAQVLSAMNGVPTAFVRVLNAVPQKLLYALQAIKEQKEAA, encoded by the coding sequence ATGAAGCTGGACAAGAAAAAGGCGATCGTGGAGGAACTTCACGAAAAGTTCTCGAAATCCAAGATTGTCATCCTGACCGACTATAAGGGGCTTGATGTGGCCGCCGTCAGTGAATTGAGGAAAAAACTCAACGAGGTCAATGTCGAATTCAAGGTCGTCAAGAACACGCTTCTCGTCAGAGCGTCCGAAGACACCGAGGTGGCATTGATCAAAGATGACTTCAAAGGCCCCAGCGCCGTAGCGATGAGCTACGACGATCCGGTCGCGCCCGCGAAGGTCATGACGGAGTTTGCGGGAGGAAACGACAAGTTCGAGATCAAAATCGGCGTCATGAACGGCAAACGGATCGATGTCAAGGCCATCAAGGCGCTGTCGTCCCTGCCGTCCAGAGAGGTCCTGCTCGCGCAGGTGCTCTCCGCGATGAACGGGGTTCCGACAGCGTTCGTGCGCGTTCTCAATGCGGTTCCCCAGAAACTGTTGTATGCGTTGCAGGCCATCAAAGAGCAGAAAGAAGCGGCCTGA
- the rplA gene encoding 50S ribosomal protein L1 — translation MPKRGKKYLEAKKKSSPGALLGFTEAVQRAIETSFAKFDETFDIAVRLGVDPRHADQMVRGTVVLPNGIGKEVRVLVFAKGEKEKEAEEAGADYVGNDELIEKIKGGWFEFDKAVATPDMMGSVGKIGRLLGPRGLMPNAKTGTVTFDLAKAVTELKAGKIDFRVEKAGIVHAPMGKVSFGAEKIVQNATAFLETIMRLKPSASKGAYIRSIAVSTTMGPGVKVDTASIKDLVK, via the coding sequence ATGCCGAAGCGGGGTAAAAAATATTTAGAGGCAAAGAAAAAGTCAAGTCCTGGAGCGCTACTCGGGTTTACGGAAGCTGTACAACGAGCGATTGAGACCTCTTTTGCGAAATTCGACGAGACTTTTGATATCGCCGTCAGACTGGGTGTTGATCCGCGGCACGCGGACCAAATGGTCAGAGGGACGGTTGTCCTGCCCAATGGAATCGGGAAAGAGGTGAGGGTTCTCGTATTTGCAAAGGGCGAAAAGGAAAAAGAGGCTGAAGAGGCCGGAGCCGATTATGTCGGAAACGATGAATTGATCGAAAAGATCAAGGGCGGCTGGTTCGAGTTCGACAAGGCCGTCGCGACGCCCGACATGATGGGGTCCGTCGGAAAGATCGGTCGTCTCCTCGGGCCGAGAGGTCTGATGCCCAATGCAAAGACCGGAACCGTCACCTTTGATCTGGCAAAGGCGGTCACCGAATTGAAAGCGGGAAAGATTGACTTCAGAGTGGAAAAGGCGGGAATTGTCCACGCACCCATGGGGAAAGTCTCTTTCGGCGCCGAAAAGATCGTGCAGAACGCAACTGCGTTTCTGGAAACGATCATGCGCCTGAAGCCTTCGGCGAGTAAGGGTGCCTACATCCGAAGCATCGCCGTATCCACGACAATGGGACCCGGCGTCAAGGTCGATACGGCATCCATCAAAGATCTGGTAAAATAA
- the rplK gene encoding 50S ribosomal protein L11, with the protein MAKKVIAQIKLQVTAGKANPSPPIGPALGQHGVNIMDFCKAFNARTANEEGMIIPVVITVYQDRSFTFVTKTPPAAVLLKKAAKIAKGASDPKRDKVARVTRAQVEEIAKLKMPDLNAYDLDAACKIIEGTARSMGIEVA; encoded by the coding sequence ATGGCAAAAAAGGTAATTGCACAGATAAAACTACAGGTGACGGCAGGCAAGGCCAACCCGTCCCCCCCGATCGGTCCGGCGCTTGGACAGCACGGTGTCAACATCATGGATTTCTGCAAAGCCTTCAACGCGAGAACGGCCAATGAGGAAGGCATGATCATCCCGGTTGTCATCACCGTTTATCAGGATAGGTCCTTTACCTTTGTGACCAAAACACCGCCTGCTGCCGTCCTGCTGAAAAAAGCGGCGAAAATTGCCAAGGGTGCGAGCGATCCGAAGCGCGATAAGGTCGCCAGGGTGACGCGGGCGCAGGTAGAGGAGATTGCCAAGCTCAAGATGCCTGATTTGAACGCCTACGATTTGGATGCGGCCTGCAAGATCATCGAAGGTACCGCAAGGAGCATGGGGATCGAGGTAGCTTGA